From a region of the Pseudomonadaceae bacterium SI-3 genome:
- a CDS encoding DNA alkylation response protein, protein MSLLQYAETHEVLNQVPPLEGANLYRLDLPLQDWVRRYRGGWAESRLDAYGALAGGPLMAAGFLANENKPVFKSHDRYGHRIDLVEFHPAYHQLMSAAIAHGIPSLPWTDPQSGAQVARAGLMYLHNQAEAGSSCPLTMTYASVPALRQQPGIADVWLPKILSREYEPRNLPMEQKSGVTIGMAMTEKQGGTDVRANTTRAHAVGSRGPGQEYELIGHKWFCSAPMCDAFLTLAQTEQGLSCFLLPRHRPDGSRNQFYIQRLKNKLGNWSNASSEVEYRGALAWMIGEEGRGVPTIIEMVSSTRFDCMIGSSSLMRQALTQAMHHCTHRQVGGRALIEQPLMQNVLADLALESEAALALTMRMGRALDNPFDEQEEKFARLVTAIGKYWICKRAPEMVAEASECLGGAGYVEETIMPRLYREAPVNSIWEGSGNVQCLDVLRALSKEPGVLEVLFAELGDGHGDVRLQHHIKGLQTAFADKGDIQYRARQLTEDVAVALQARLLLEAGNDKVSDAFIASRLAGNGRAFGTLPRGLDISALLARSAPFIE, encoded by the coding sequence ATGAGCCTGCTGCAATACGCCGAAACCCACGAGGTGCTGAATCAGGTCCCGCCATTGGAGGGTGCCAACCTGTACCGTCTCGACCTGCCGCTTCAGGATTGGGTGAGGCGATACCGCGGCGGCTGGGCCGAATCGCGGCTGGATGCTTACGGCGCGTTGGCCGGTGGGCCGCTGATGGCTGCCGGGTTTCTGGCCAACGAGAACAAGCCGGTGTTCAAGAGCCATGACCGCTACGGCCACCGCATTGATCTGGTGGAGTTTCATCCGGCTTATCACCAGCTGATGAGTGCCGCAATTGCCCATGGCATCCCGTCACTGCCCTGGACCGATCCGCAATCCGGCGCCCAGGTGGCGCGTGCCGGTTTGATGTATTTGCACAATCAGGCCGAGGCCGGCAGCAGCTGCCCGTTGACCATGACCTACGCCAGCGTTCCCGCCCTGCGACAGCAGCCTGGGATTGCCGACGTCTGGCTGCCAAAGATCCTCAGCCGGGAATACGAACCACGCAACCTGCCGATGGAGCAGAAAAGCGGCGTCACCATTGGCATGGCCATGACCGAAAAACAGGGCGGCACCGACGTGCGCGCCAACACCACTCGTGCACATGCCGTCGGGTCGCGCGGTCCAGGCCAGGAGTACGAACTGATCGGGCACAAGTGGTTCTGTTCGGCGCCTATGTGTGATGCCTTCCTGACCCTGGCGCAGACCGAACAAGGCTTGTCATGCTTCCTTCTGCCGCGGCATAGACCCGATGGCAGCCGTAACCAGTTCTATATCCAGCGGCTGAAAAACAAACTGGGCAACTGGTCGAATGCATCCAGCGAAGTCGAATACCGCGGCGCGCTGGCCTGGATGATCGGTGAGGAGGGGCGAGGTGTGCCGACCATCATCGAGATGGTCTCCTCGACCCGTTTTGATTGCATGATCGGCTCCAGCTCATTGATGCGCCAAGCGCTGACCCAGGCCATGCACCATTGCACGCATCGGCAGGTGGGCGGTCGTGCCTTGATTGAACAACCGCTGATGCAGAACGTGTTGGCCGACCTGGCGTTGGAGAGCGAGGCTGCGCTGGCGCTGACCATGCGAATGGGTCGCGCGCTGGACAATCCGTTCGACGAGCAGGAGGAGAAGTTCGCCCGGCTGGTCACGGCGATCGGCAAATACTGGATCTGCAAACGCGCCCCGGAAATGGTCGCCGAAGCCAGCGAATGCCTAGGCGGCGCCGGCTACGTTGAGGAGACGATCATGCCGCGCCTCTATCGCGAAGCGCCGGTGAACTCCATCTGGGAAGGCTCAGGCAATGTGCAGTGCCTGGATGTCCTGCGTGCGCTGTCCAAGGAGCCTGGTGTGCTGGAAGTACTGTTCGCCGAGCTGGGCGACGGTCATGGAGATGTGCGTCTGCAGCACCACATCAAAGGGCTGCAAACGGCTTTTGCCGATAAAGGCGACATCCAGTACCGCGCGCGTCAGCTCACCGAAGATGTAGCCGTCGCGCTGCAGGCCAGGCTGCTGCTTGAAGCGGGTAACGATAAAGTCTCGGACGCGTTCATCGCCAGCCGCCTGGCGGGCAACGGCCGGGCCTTCGGCACGCTGCCGCGCGGCCTCGACATCAGTGCGCTGCTGGCGCGCAGTGCGCCGTTCATCGAGTGA
- a CDS encoding hybrid sensor histidine kinase/response regulator, with protein sequence MHHILLLLLALLPAMSGAVELNSNTQRLPLGQVMSVLEDPSREATIADVVALDAAGRFVESDEDVLNAGYSRSAFWLRIDLNYRAEPPAEHSRWWLELAYPPLDHLDLYLPDGLGGYRLAQQSGDALPFHERQIRQRNHLFDLQLAPNQPQRIYLRLESQGSIQIPLTLWSPVAYLEEQSGHIYVLAIIYGVLLVMLFYNLFIYLSVRDRSYLYYILYIASFGLYQVSVNGLGVQYLWPNWAWWANASTPFLIGAAGLFGCQFARSFLHTSEHSPWIDRALMLLMGLGAVTMIVSLTSSYALALRMATFLALWFILVIFVAAIVAWHRGMRVARYFLIAWSAFLIGGQINTLMVLGYLPHNFITMYAGQIGSALEVALLSLALADRINMMKEERAQVLMDTGRKLEAMNRELAESNRLKDQFLANVTHELRTPMHGVIGSLDLMRTLELSGELEQYQRIASGSARDMMQLVNDILALTELQAGKLRVRNAPFSLRLLADELYAEYGARAATRGLSFDLELDGQLPEILAGDGGKLKQSLGYLLDNAIKFTLRGGVTLSVNGYETAPGYMLDVTVIDTGVGFDAPVDDSLFEYFRQLDGSMTRQYGGLGIGLSLCKQLVELQGGTVSCQSEPGRGSRFQVLLPVELT encoded by the coding sequence ATGCACCATATTCTTCTTTTACTGCTCGCCCTGCTGCCAGCGATGTCGGGTGCCGTCGAGCTCAACAGCAATACCCAGCGTCTTCCACTCGGCCAGGTCATGTCGGTGCTGGAGGACCCTAGCCGCGAAGCCACCATCGCAGACGTGGTCGCGCTCGATGCCGCGGGGCGCTTCGTCGAGAGCGATGAGGATGTGCTCAATGCCGGTTACTCACGCTCGGCGTTCTGGCTGCGTATCGACCTGAACTACCGTGCCGAGCCGCCAGCCGAACACAGCCGCTGGTGGCTGGAGCTGGCGTATCCGCCGCTCGACCATCTCGACCTTTATCTGCCGGATGGGCTCGGTGGTTATCGCCTTGCGCAGCAGAGCGGCGACGCGTTGCCGTTCCATGAGCGCCAGATCAGGCAACGCAATCATCTGTTCGACCTGCAGCTAGCGCCTAACCAGCCACAGCGAATCTACCTGCGGTTGGAAAGTCAGGGCTCGATTCAGATCCCGCTCACCCTTTGGTCGCCGGTGGCCTACCTGGAAGAGCAATCCGGGCACATCTATGTGCTGGCGATCATCTACGGCGTGTTGCTGGTGATGCTGTTCTACAACCTGTTCATCTACCTCAGCGTCCGTGATCGCAGCTACCTCTATTACATCCTCTACATCGCTTCGTTCGGCCTATATCAGGTATCGGTGAACGGCCTTGGCGTTCAGTATCTCTGGCCGAACTGGGCGTGGTGGGCCAATGCATCGACGCCATTTCTCATCGGAGCGGCGGGTCTGTTCGGCTGTCAGTTCGCGCGCAGCTTTCTGCATACCAGCGAGCACAGCCCCTGGATCGACCGTGCCCTGATGCTGCTGATGGGGCTGGGGGCGGTGACGATGATCGTATCGCTGACCTCCAGTTACGCGCTGGCGCTGCGGATGGCGACCTTCCTTGCACTCTGGTTCATTCTGGTTATTTTCGTCGCCGCCATTGTGGCCTGGCATCGAGGGATGCGGGTTGCGCGCTATTTCTTGATCGCCTGGTCGGCCTTTCTCATTGGCGGGCAGATCAACACGCTGATGGTCCTGGGTTACCTGCCGCATAACTTCATCACCATGTATGCCGGCCAGATCGGCTCGGCGCTCGAGGTGGCGCTGTTGTCCTTGGCCCTGGCCGACCGGATCAACATGATGAAGGAAGAGCGTGCCCAGGTGCTCATGGATACCGGGCGTAAACTCGAAGCCATGAACCGCGAACTGGCCGAGAGCAACCGTCTCAAGGATCAGTTCCTCGCCAACGTCACCCACGAATTACGAACTCCGATGCACGGCGTGATCGGCAGTCTCGACCTGATGCGCACTCTGGAGCTGAGTGGCGAGCTTGAGCAGTACCAGCGCATCGCAAGCGGGTCGGCACGCGACATGATGCAGCTGGTCAACGACATCCTTGCCTTGACTGAACTGCAGGCGGGCAAGTTGCGGGTGCGCAATGCGCCGTTCAGCTTGCGGCTGTTGGCCGATGAGCTTTATGCGGAATACGGCGCGCGGGCTGCAACGCGCGGGTTGAGCTTCGATCTCGAACTCGATGGTCAGCTACCGGAAATACTGGCTGGCGACGGCGGCAAGCTGAAACAGAGCCTGGGCTACCTGCTCGACAACGCCATCAAGTTCACCTTGCGCGGGGGCGTCACGCTTTCGGTCAACGGATACGAGACCGCGCCCGGTTACATGCTGGATGTAACGGTGATCGATACCGGAGTGGGGTTCGACGCGCCGGTCGATGACTCGCTGTTCGAGTATTTCCGTCAACTCGATGGCAGCATGACTCGCCAGTACGGTGGGCTGGGAATCGGCCTGTCTCTATGCAAACAGCTGGTTGAGTTGCAGGGCGGAACGGTCTCCTGCCAATCCGAACCGGGTCGCGGCAGCCGCTTCCAGGTATTGCTACCGGTAGAGCTGACCTGA
- a CDS encoding bifunctional hydroxymethylpyrimidine kinase/phosphomethylpyrimidine kinase, translated as MSGHCSRPVVLCLSGHDPSGGAGLQADIEALIAQGCHAAPAVTALTVQDTVNVTDFRVLDREWVLAQADAVIADLPVAAVKLGMLGSIEMVDTVLEIMQKLPGIPLVCDPVLRAGGGGALGKDEVGYAMRERLFPVSTIATPNLPEARILAELPEGSADECAEKLLPFIRHLLITGGHGDETEVHNRLYSRDGSRYDFSCQRLPGSYHGSGCTLASALSGRLALGEDLASAVKSALDYTWRTLRDAEAPGRGQYIPRRLPLDLA; from the coding sequence ATGTCCGGCCATTGCTCCCGCCCTGTCGTTCTTTGCCTTTCCGGCCACGACCCGAGTGGCGGTGCTGGGCTACAAGCCGACATCGAAGCGCTGATCGCCCAGGGCTGTCATGCCGCCCCGGCGGTCACTGCACTGACCGTTCAGGACACCGTCAACGTCACCGACTTTCGCGTGCTCGATCGCGAATGGGTGCTGGCTCAGGCTGACGCCGTCATAGCCGACTTGCCAGTAGCCGCAGTCAAACTGGGCATGCTCGGCTCGATTGAGATGGTCGATACCGTATTGGAAATCATGCAGAAGCTGCCTGGCATCCCTCTGGTCTGTGATCCGGTGCTGCGCGCCGGCGGCGGCGGCGCGCTGGGCAAGGACGAAGTCGGCTACGCCATGCGCGAACGACTGTTTCCTGTGTCCACCATTGCCACCCCGAACCTGCCTGAAGCACGGATTCTTGCCGAGCTTCCGGAAGGCAGCGCCGATGAATGCGCGGAAAAGCTGTTGCCCTTCATCCGTCACCTGCTGATCACCGGAGGCCATGGCGACGAGACCGAAGTCCACAACCGACTCTACTCGCGTGATGGCAGCCGCTACGATTTCAGCTGCCAGCGCCTGCCCGGCAGCTATCACGGGTCCGGCTGCACCCTGGCCAGTGCGTTATCCGGAAGGCTGGCGCTGGGCGAGGACCTGGCCAGCGCGGTGAAATCCGCCCTCGATTACACCTGGCGCACGCTGCGTGACGCCGAAGCACCAGGCCGTGGCCAATATATTCCACGACGCCTGCCGCTGGATCTGGCCTGA
- a CDS encoding thiamine phosphate synthase, translating into MKDTKLRGLYAITDSKLLADGRLLPYADAALKGGARLLQYRDKSEDDRRRLREAEALRELCDRHGAQLIINDDAELAARLGVGLHLGQEDGSLSVARALLGRKAIIGATCHARLDLAEQAIREGASYIAFGRFFDSNTKPGAPSATPELLAEARQRFSVPITAIGGVTLDNAPGLIAKGASLIAVVHALFAAESADEVERRAQAFSELFAIN; encoded by the coding sequence ATGAAAGACACCAAACTGCGCGGGCTCTACGCGATCACAGACAGCAAACTCCTGGCCGACGGGCGGCTGCTGCCCTATGCCGATGCGGCGCTCAAAGGCGGTGCTCGGCTGCTGCAATACCGCGACAAGTCCGAGGATGACAGACGGCGCCTGCGCGAGGCCGAGGCCTTGCGCGAACTTTGCGATCGTCACGGCGCCCAGTTGATCATCAACGATGATGCCGAGCTTGCCGCCCGCCTGGGCGTCGGCCTGCATCTCGGCCAGGAAGACGGTTCGCTCTCAGTGGCCCGCGCCCTGCTCGGCCGCAAGGCCATCATTGGAGCGACCTGTCATGCGCGCCTGGATCTGGCCGAGCAGGCCATCCGTGAGGGCGCCAGCTATATCGCGTTCGGCCGGTTCTTCGACTCCAACACCAAGCCCGGCGCGCCCTCGGCAACGCCTGAGCTGCTGGCAGAGGCGCGACAGCGGTTCAGCGTGCCGATCACCGCGATTGGCGGCGTGACGCTGGACAATGCGCCAGGCCTGATCGCCAAGGGCGCCAGTCTGATCGCCGTCGTCCACGCCTTGTTCGCTGCCGAGTCAGCGGACGAGGTCGAACGCCGCGCGCAGGCCTTCAGCGAACTCTTCGCTATTAATTGA
- the hemL gene encoding glutamate-1-semialdehyde-2,1-aminomutase, protein MSRSETLFASAQNRIPGGVNSPVRAFRSVGGTPLFFKHAEGAYVTDEDDKRYVDYVGSWGPMILGHSHPDVLDAVRNQLQHGLSYGAPTAMETEMAELVCSLVPSMEMMRMVSSGTEATMSAIRLARGYTGRDSIIKFEGCYHGHSDSLLVKAGSGALTQGVPSSAGVPAAFAKHTLTLPFNDLAAVEQMLAEVGSEVACIIVEPVAGNMNCVPPAPGYLQGLREQCDKHGVVLIFDEVMTGFRVALGGAQAHYGVTPDLTTFGKIIGGGMPVGCFGGKRAIMERIAPLGPVYQAGTLSGNPLAMAAGLTTLKLIKRPGFHEELTAYTTRMLQGLKERAEAAGIPFVTTQVGGMFGLYFSEADNIVTFDDVMTSDAERFKRFFHLMLEGGVYLAPSAFEAGFTSIAHGDKELQITLDAAEHAFAQLK, encoded by the coding sequence ATGTCCCGTTCCGAAACCCTCTTCGCAAGTGCTCAGAACCGAATTCCAGGCGGCGTGAACTCACCGGTACGCGCCTTCCGCAGCGTTGGCGGCACGCCGTTATTCTTCAAGCACGCCGAAGGCGCCTATGTCACCGATGAAGACGACAAGCGCTACGTAGATTACGTCGGTTCCTGGGGCCCGATGATTCTGGGGCACAGCCATCCTGACGTACTCGACGCGGTCCGCAATCAGCTGCAACACGGATTGTCCTACGGCGCGCCGACCGCCATGGAAACCGAAATGGCCGAGCTGGTCTGCAGTCTGGTGCCATCCATGGAAATGATGCGCATGGTCAGCTCCGGCACCGAGGCGACCATGAGTGCAATCCGTCTAGCCCGTGGCTACACCGGACGCGACAGCATCATCAAGTTCGAAGGCTGCTACCACGGCCACTCCGACAGCCTGCTGGTGAAGGCAGGCTCAGGTGCCCTGACCCAAGGCGTTCCCAGTTCTGCGGGGGTACCGGCAGCATTCGCCAAGCACACCCTGACGCTGCCGTTCAACGACCTGGCCGCTGTCGAACAGATGCTCGCCGAAGTGGGCAGCGAAGTGGCCTGCATCATCGTCGAGCCGGTCGCAGGAAACATGAACTGCGTACCGCCTGCGCCCGGTTATCTACAGGGGCTGCGCGAGCAGTGCGACAAGCACGGCGTAGTGCTTATCTTCGATGAAGTGATGACCGGCTTCCGCGTCGCCCTCGGCGGCGCTCAGGCCCATTACGGCGTCACCCCGGACCTGACCACCTTCGGCAAGATCATTGGCGGCGGCATGCCGGTCGGCTGTTTCGGCGGCAAGCGCGCCATCATGGAGCGCATCGCACCGCTGGGCCCGGTTTATCAGGCCGGCACCCTGTCAGGTAACCCGTTGGCGATGGCGGCCGGCTTGACGACGCTGAAGCTGATCAAACGCCCCGGTTTTCATGAGGAGCTCACCGCTTACACCACGCGCATGCTGCAGGGCCTGAAAGAGCGGGCTGAAGCCGCCGGCATCCCGTTCGTCACCACCCAGGTGGGCGGCATGTTCGGTCTGTATTTCAGCGAAGCGGACAACATCGTCACGTTCGACGACGTAATGACCAGCGACGCCGAGCGCTTCAAACGTTTCTTCCATCTGATGCTTGAGGGCGGCGTGTACCTGGCGCCCAGCGCGTTCGAAGCCGGCTTCACCTCCATCGCTCATGGCGACAAGGAGCTGCAGATCACCCTGGATGCCGCCGAGCACGCCTTCGCTCAGCTGAAATGA
- a CDS encoding sel1 repeat family protein: MTCTGRSLTLGCLLLLTPLLGMAGGNSLLIPATSRCALNTVPEAMNEALRACEHAANGGDLQAAYELGDYYYNGRRVPRDLAKALHWFEQASLKGHALAQHRLGVMFFRGEGVPANNVQAYVVLKMSAVNGEEEALDTADRVSAQMGREEHEIATQVLGQIFRDYLMDLQTAGE, translated from the coding sequence ATGACTTGCACCGGTCGCAGCCTCACTCTTGGCTGCCTGCTGCTACTCACTCCCCTGCTGGGCATGGCGGGCGGCAACTCGCTGCTGATCCCTGCCACTTCCCGCTGCGCGCTCAACACCGTCCCGGAAGCGATGAACGAAGCGCTGCGCGCCTGCGAACACGCCGCCAATGGGGGTGACCTGCAGGCGGCCTATGAGCTCGGTGACTATTACTACAACGGCCGGCGCGTTCCACGTGACCTGGCTAAAGCGCTGCACTGGTTCGAGCAGGCCTCACTGAAGGGACACGCATTGGCCCAGCATCGACTCGGCGTGATGTTCTTTCGCGGTGAAGGGGTGCCCGCCAACAACGTCCAGGCTTACGTTGTGTTGAAGATGTCGGCGGTCAATGGCGAAGAAGAGGCGCTGGATACCGCCGATCGTGTCTCGGCGCAGATGGGACGTGAGGAGCACGAAATCGCGACTCAGGTTCTCGGGCAGATCTTTCGCGACTATCTGATGGACCTGCAGACGGCAGGCGAATAG
- a CDS encoding tRNA (N6-isopentenyl adenosine(37)-C2)-methylthiotransferase MiaB — MTRKLYIETHGCQMNEYDSSRMVDLLGEQQPLEITSNPAEADVILLNTCSIREKAQEKVFSQLGRWRELKLENPQLVIGVGGCVASQEGAAIRDRAPYVDVVFGPQTLHRLPEMIDAARTTKKPQVDISFPEIEKFDRLPEPRVDGPTAFVSVMEGCSKYCTFCVVPYTRGEEVSRPFDDVLAEVIHLAENGVREVTLLGQNVNGYRGATHDGRTADLAELIRVVAAVDGIDRIRYTTSHPLEFSDALIQAHAEVPELVKYLHLPVQSGSDRVLAGMKRNHTALEYKSRIRKLKAAVPDILISSDFIVGFPGETEKDFEQTMKLIEDVGFDFSYSFVYSSRPGTPAADLVDETPDDVKKQRLSILQQRINQQGFENSRRMAGTQQRILVTDYSKKDPGMLQGRTEHNRIVNFRCDNPRLIGQFVDVHIDEALPHSLRGTLLEPVVS, encoded by the coding sequence ATGACCCGCAAGCTCTATATCGAAACCCACGGTTGCCAGATGAACGAGTACGACAGCTCGCGCATGGTTGACCTGCTGGGTGAGCAGCAACCTCTCGAGATCACTTCAAATCCGGCGGAAGCCGATGTGATCCTGCTCAACACCTGCTCGATTCGTGAAAAGGCTCAGGAGAAGGTGTTCTCGCAACTCGGCCGCTGGCGGGAGCTCAAGCTTGAAAACCCGCAGTTGGTGATCGGTGTCGGCGGCTGCGTTGCTAGCCAGGAAGGCGCGGCGATCCGTGACCGGGCGCCCTATGTCGATGTGGTCTTCGGCCCGCAGACGCTGCACCGGCTACCCGAAATGATCGATGCAGCGCGCACGACGAAGAAACCGCAGGTCGACATTTCGTTTCCCGAGATCGAGAAATTTGACCGCTTGCCCGAGCCGCGCGTCGACGGCCCGACCGCGTTCGTCTCGGTCATGGAAGGCTGCAGCAAATACTGCACGTTCTGCGTGGTGCCTTACACCCGTGGCGAAGAAGTCAGCCGTCCGTTCGACGATGTGCTTGCCGAAGTCATTCACCTGGCCGAAAACGGCGTTCGAGAAGTCACATTGCTCGGACAGAACGTCAACGGCTACCGCGGTGCCACCCATGACGGCCGCACCGCCGATCTGGCCGAACTGATCCGCGTGGTCGCGGCAGTCGATGGCATCGACCGCATCCGCTACACCACCAGCCACCCATTGGAATTCTCCGATGCGCTGATCCAGGCTCACGCCGAAGTGCCGGAGCTGGTGAAGTATCTGCATCTGCCGGTTCAGTCGGGTTCGGATCGAGTGCTGGCCGGGATGAAGCGCAACCACACCGCGCTCGAATACAAGTCACGCATCCGCAAGCTCAAGGCCGCCGTACCGGACATCCTGATCAGTTCTGACTTCATCGTTGGCTTCCCAGGCGAAACCGAGAAGGACTTCGAGCAGACCATGAAGTTGATCGAGGACGTTGGTTTCGACTTCTCCTACTCCTTTGTCTACAGCTCGCGGCCGGGCACGCCAGCAGCGGATCTGGTCGACGAAACCCCAGACGACGTGAAGAAGCAGCGCCTGTCGATCCTGCAACAGCGGATCAACCAACAGGGCTTCGAGAACAGCCGACGGATGGCGGGCACGCAGCAGCGCATTCTCGTCACGGACTACTCTAAGAAAGACCCAGGCATGCTACAGGGTCGTACCGAGCACAACCGGATCGTCAATTTCCGTTGCGACAATCCGCGGTTAATCGGACAGTTTGTCGACGTGCACATTGACGAAGCGCTGCCGCACTCGTTGCGCGGCACGCTGCTGGAGCCGGTCGTTAGCTGA
- a CDS encoding PhoH family protein, producing MNAPTEPHRFTLEPFEANRFANLCGQFDEHLRLIEQRLDLEIRNRGNQFELVGPSDVAQAAEHLLRRLYRETKSIELSPDTVHLFLQESAMEELNNSSTTPNISLRTRKGNIRPRGVNQQRYVQSILDNDINFGIGPAGTGKTYLAVACAVDALEREQIRRILLVRPAVEAGEKLGFLPGDLAQKIDPYLRPLYDALYEMLGFEQVAKLIEKQVIEIAPLAYMRGRTLNNSFIILDESQNTTLEQMKMFLTRIGFGSTAVITGDITQVDLPRGTKSGLAHVIEVLKDVNGISFTHFKPKDVVRHPLVQRIVEAYEAFEGDQTQNGNRTLQEHGRD from the coding sequence TTGAACGCCCCCACAGAACCTCATCGTTTTACCCTCGAACCCTTTGAAGCCAATCGCTTTGCCAATCTCTGCGGTCAGTTCGACGAGCATCTGCGCCTCATCGAACAGCGCCTGGATCTGGAAATCCGCAACCGTGGCAACCAATTCGAGTTGGTCGGCCCGAGTGATGTGGCCCAAGCGGCAGAGCATCTCCTGCGACGCCTGTATCGCGAGACCAAGAGCATTGAGCTCTCGCCAGACACGGTTCATTTGTTTCTGCAGGAGTCGGCAATGGAAGAGTTGAACAACTCGTCCACGACGCCGAACATTTCGTTGCGCACCCGCAAAGGCAACATCCGTCCACGCGGCGTCAATCAGCAGCGCTACGTGCAGTCGATCCTCGACAACGACATCAACTTCGGTATCGGCCCGGCCGGCACGGGCAAGACTTATCTGGCAGTCGCCTGCGCCGTCGATGCACTGGAGCGCGAGCAGATTCGCCGCATCCTGCTGGTTCGTCCGGCAGTCGAGGCCGGTGAAAAGCTCGGTTTCCTGCCCGGCGATCTGGCCCAGAAGATCGACCCTTACTTGCGCCCCTTGTATGACGCGCTCTACGAAATGCTCGGTTTCGAGCAGGTCGCTAAACTGATCGAGAAGCAGGTCATCGAGATCGCACCGCTGGCCTACATGCGTGGGCGCACGCTGAACAACAGCTTCATCATCCTCGATGAGAGCCAGAACACCACCCTCGAGCAGATGAAGATGTTTCTGACCCGCATCGGCTTCGGCTCGACAGCGGTGATCACCGGCGATATCACGCAGGTCGACCTGCCACGTGGCACCAAGAGCGGTCTGGCCCACGTGATCGAAGTCCTGAAGGACGTCAACGGCATCAGCTTCACGCATTTCAAACCCAAGGACGTGGTACGCCATCCGCTAGTACAGCGAATTGTCGAAGCCTACGAGGCATTCGAGGGCGATCAGACGCAGAACGGCAATCGCACGCTTCAGGAACATGGACGTGATTGA
- a CDS encoding rRNA maturation RNase YbeY: MIELDLQCESQGAIPSEADLRRWCELGLRQRTADSELTIRLVDEPEGRELNRTWRQKDYATNVLSFPAEVPDGLLDIPLLGDLVICVPVLEQEAVEQGKTLQAHWAHLVIHGCLHLLGYDHIDDDEAEEMESIERQLLAELGHTDPYADE; the protein is encoded by the coding sequence GTGATTGAGCTCGACCTGCAATGCGAAAGCCAGGGAGCCATCCCGTCCGAAGCGGACCTGCGCCGCTGGTGCGAGCTGGGGCTGCGCCAGCGCACGGCCGACTCCGAGCTGACCATCCGCCTGGTGGACGAACCCGAAGGCCGCGAGCTGAACCGGACATGGCGACAGAAGGATTACGCCACCAACGTGCTGTCCTTTCCGGCCGAAGTGCCAGACGGATTGCTGGACATTCCGCTGCTGGGCGATCTGGTGATCTGCGTACCGGTGCTTGAGCAGGAGGCGGTAGAACAAGGCAAGACACTGCAGGCGCACTGGGCGCATCTGGTCATCCATGGCTGTCTGCACCTGCTCGGCTACGATCATATCGATGACGACGAAGCCGAGGAAATGGAGAGCATCGAGCGTCAACTGTTGGCGGAGCTGGGTCACACCGATCCTTACGCCGACGAATAG
- a CDS encoding HlyC/CorC family transporter, which produces MSEDRSSNGQKSWFGKISQAFAHEPKNREELLEVLRGAHQNKLLDNEALAIVEGAIQVADLQVRDIMVPRSQVMSIRADQSPKEFLPAIISAAHSRYPVVGDSLDEVIGVLLAKDLLPLILQNDQQNFDIKDLLRPATFVPESKRLNVLLREFRANHSHMAIVIDEYGGVAGLVTIEDVLEQIVGDIEDEHDIEEDSYIRPLPSGDFLVKALTPIDSFNEFFQSEFPDEEFDTVAGLVMSTFGHLPKRNEVTEINGFRFRVLNADSRRVHMLRLTRTEAESR; this is translated from the coding sequence ATGAGCGAAGACCGATCGAGCAACGGGCAGAAGTCCTGGTTTGGGAAAATCAGCCAGGCTTTTGCCCATGAGCCGAAAAATCGTGAGGAGCTGCTGGAAGTATTGCGCGGCGCTCACCAGAACAAACTACTCGACAACGAAGCCCTGGCGATTGTCGAAGGCGCCATCCAGGTCGCCGACCTGCAGGTGCGCGACATCATGGTGCCGCGCTCGCAGGTAATGAGCATCAGGGCCGACCAGTCGCCGAAGGAGTTTCTCCCCGCGATCATTTCTGCAGCGCACTCGCGCTATCCGGTAGTGGGCGACAGCCTCGACGAAGTTATCGGCGTGCTGCTGGCCAAGGACTTGCTACCGCTGATCCTGCAAAACGATCAGCAGAATTTCGACATCAAGGACCTGCTGCGCCCCGCCACCTTCGTGCCCGAATCCAAACGCCTCAACGTGCTGCTGCGCGAGTTCCGCGCCAATCACAGTCATATGGCGATCGTCATCGACGAATACGGCGGTGTCGCCGGACTGGTGACCATCGAAGACGTACTCGAACAGATTGTTGGTGATATCGAGGACGAGCACGACATCGAAGAAGACAGCTACATCCGGCCACTGCCCAGCGGCGACTTCCTGGTCAAGGCGCTGACACCGATCGACAGCTTCAACGAGTTCTTCCAGAGCGAATTTCCGGATGAAGAATTCGATACTGTTGCTGGCCTGGTGATGAGCACCTTCGGCCATCTGCCCAAGCGTAACGAGGTGACTGAGATAAATGGCTTCCGCTTCCGCGTGCTGAACGCCGACAGTCGCCGCGTGCATATGCTGCGCCTGACCCGTACCGAAGCTGAAAGCCGCTAG